One Polyangiaceae bacterium genomic window carries:
- the hprK gene encoding HPr(Ser) kinase/phosphatase — MTESARSSDPSARVRPSITVRALLSDPDLGLKLDLLAGESGLDRLIRHSRIQKSGLALVGHFHGIVSSRIQILGQTELSFLQCLSAEARDAALRDFFALDICCVIVTTGARAASDASGHVFVPVPELVAAAKASSTPLLESHARSSATIAALHGLLDDRLAPRVRMHGVLVDVFGVGVLLSGASAIGKSECALDLVMRGHRLVADDVVECDYRPPGMVFGTPAELLRHHLEVRGLGILNIKDLFGITATRERKRIDVVIKLVEWSKDTEYDRLGLEDRHREILGVKIRELVIPVRPGRDMSTIIEVAARNELLKSAGHHAAREFFGNLEGVLLGAQPRGAGEGGTSQPSEGVSPSEPPSDYGPRSSS; from the coding sequence ATGACCGAGTCCGCGCGGTCGAGCGATCCGTCTGCTCGCGTGCGTCCGTCGATCACGGTACGTGCGCTACTGTCGGACCCCGATCTCGGTTTGAAGCTGGATTTGCTCGCCGGGGAATCGGGTCTCGATCGGCTCATTCGACATTCGCGCATCCAAAAGTCGGGTTTGGCCCTCGTGGGCCACTTCCACGGCATCGTCTCGTCGCGCATTCAGATCCTCGGACAAACCGAGCTGTCGTTTCTTCAATGCCTGTCAGCGGAGGCGCGCGACGCGGCGCTGCGCGATTTCTTCGCGCTCGACATCTGCTGCGTCATCGTGACGACTGGCGCGCGCGCAGCGAGTGACGCTTCGGGACACGTCTTCGTGCCCGTGCCGGAGCTCGTTGCTGCTGCAAAGGCTTCGAGCACGCCGCTGCTCGAGTCGCATGCGCGTTCCAGTGCCACGATCGCCGCTCTGCATGGACTGCTCGATGATCGCTTGGCTCCGCGCGTGCGCATGCACGGTGTCCTCGTCGACGTCTTCGGCGTCGGTGTTCTGCTCAGCGGTGCGAGCGCCATTGGCAAAAGCGAATGCGCACTCGACCTCGTCATGCGTGGGCATCGCCTCGTTGCCGACGACGTCGTCGAATGTGACTACCGCCCACCGGGCATGGTCTTCGGTACTCCGGCAGAACTTCTGCGCCATCACCTCGAAGTCCGAGGGCTCGGCATTCTCAACATCAAGGACCTCTTCGGCATCACGGCAACGCGCGAACGCAAGCGCATCGACGTAGTCATCAAGCTCGTCGAATGGTCGAAAGACACCGAATACGACCGCCTTGGTCTCGAAGATCGGCATCGGGAAATCCTTGGCGTGAAGATCCGCGAGCTCGTCATTCCCGTGCGCCCCGGGCGAGACATGTCGACCATCATCGAAGTCGCTGCACGTAACGAATTGCTGAAGAGCGCTGGGCATCACGCCGCGCGCGAGTTCTTCGGTAACCTCGAAGGCGTGCTGCTCGGCGCCCAACCTCGCGGAGCAGGCGAAGGCGGCACGTCGCAGCCTTCGGAAGGCGTTTCTCCTTCCGAACCACCCAGCGACTACGGCCCGAGGAGCTCGTCATGA
- the ptsP gene encoding phosphoenolpyruvate--protein phosphotransferase, producing MSDEPVPSAPTVMRGIAGSPGVAIGKAVVFGHSRASCPRYPVTTADFDSELRRFQDAVARAQRDLREMAQRLSDKSAEASILEAYTLMAGDPVLAEAVQHQVRHEKRCAEWAVAEAADLIAKRLAAVDDHYLRERSHDVLFIGDRILRAFGTSDPEQQNLRLDEPSIVIAHDLSPADTAAMISQPVVGIVTEIGTRTSHTAILARALEIPAVVGVTDALAHISSGDVVIVDGLRGHVVVRPATRELDDARARGERHTALSRELSTSRDRAAVTKDGVRVALRANVELPAEAVLARDHGAEGIGLYRTEFLYIDRSSPPSEDQQFAIFRAVVETMQPLPVTLRTFDIGGDKFISHLKLPPEMNPMLGLRAVRLALSQPEMFLEHLRAMVRASAYGNVKIMVPMVATLTELRQVRKYLDQAIAQVKERGLPCADDIPLGIMVEVPAAAVLVDLFAQEAAFMSLGTNDLVQYSLAVDRSSRSLAYLASSFDPAILRLIRSVVRAGEGWDCPVSICGAMASDPLAALLLLGLGMRDLSMEAAAIPEIKEALRRVTLDEAEAVAQEALRYGTAEEIETCIAESFAPRLYDLLTGER from the coding sequence ATGAGCGACGAGCCTGTCCCTTCGGCTCCCACCGTCATGCGAGGCATCGCAGGCTCGCCTGGAGTCGCCATTGGCAAGGCGGTCGTCTTTGGGCACAGCCGCGCGTCGTGTCCACGTTATCCGGTAACGACTGCCGACTTCGATTCCGAGCTTCGTCGCTTCCAAGACGCCGTCGCACGCGCGCAGCGCGACCTGCGCGAGATGGCACAGCGCCTCAGCGACAAAAGCGCCGAGGCCTCCATTCTCGAGGCGTATACGCTCATGGCTGGCGACCCCGTGCTTGCCGAAGCCGTGCAACACCAAGTTCGTCATGAAAAACGATGCGCCGAGTGGGCCGTTGCGGAAGCCGCAGACCTCATCGCAAAGCGGCTTGCAGCGGTCGACGATCACTATCTGCGCGAGCGAAGTCACGACGTGCTCTTCATCGGCGACCGCATCTTGCGCGCCTTCGGTACGAGCGACCCGGAGCAGCAAAACTTGCGCCTCGACGAACCCTCCATCGTCATCGCGCATGATCTGAGTCCTGCGGACACGGCCGCGATGATCAGCCAACCGGTCGTCGGTATCGTCACCGAAATCGGCACACGCACCAGTCACACGGCCATCCTCGCCCGCGCGCTCGAAATTCCGGCCGTCGTCGGCGTGACCGATGCACTCGCACACATCTCTTCCGGAGATGTCGTCATCGTCGACGGCTTGCGTGGTCACGTCGTCGTGCGTCCTGCCACGCGTGAGCTCGACGATGCGCGTGCTCGCGGCGAGCGCCATACAGCGCTGTCGCGCGAGCTATCCACGTCGCGTGACCGCGCTGCCGTCACCAAAGATGGCGTGCGCGTCGCGCTTCGGGCCAACGTCGAGCTGCCTGCCGAAGCGGTTCTTGCGCGTGATCATGGCGCGGAAGGCATCGGCCTTTATCGCACCGAATTTCTCTACATCGATCGTTCTTCACCGCCGAGCGAAGATCAGCAGTTCGCAATCTTCCGCGCCGTCGTCGAGACGATGCAGCCGCTGCCCGTCACGCTTCGCACCTTCGACATCGGCGGCGACAAGTTCATCTCGCACCTGAAACTTCCTCCCGAAATGAACCCGATGCTTGGCCTGCGAGCCGTGCGTCTCGCGTTGTCGCAGCCCGAGATGTTTCTCGAACACCTGCGCGCGATGGTGCGTGCGAGCGCGTACGGCAACGTGAAAATCATGGTGCCGATGGTCGCCACGTTGACCGAATTGCGGCAGGTGCGGAAGTACCTCGACCAAGCCATCGCGCAGGTCAAGGAGCGCGGTCTGCCGTGTGCAGACGACATCCCACTCGGCATCATGGTCGAGGTTCCAGCAGCAGCGGTGCTCGTGGACCTCTTCGCGCAAGAGGCGGCTTTCATGAGCCTCGGCACCAACGACCTCGTGCAGTACTCCTTGGCGGTCGATCGTTCGAGTCGCTCGCTCGCGTACCTCGCGTCGTCCTTCGACCCCGCCATCTTGCGTCTGATTCGTTCGGTCGTTCGAGCTGGCGAAGGGTGGGACTGTCCGGTCTCCATTTGTGGCGCGATGGCGAGCGATCCTTTGGCTGCGCTGCTGCTACTTGGCCTTGGCATGCGAGACCTCTCCATGGAGGCGGCGGCCATTCCCGAGATCAAAGAAGCGCTGCGTCGCGTGACGCTCGACGAGGCCGAAGCGGTGGCGCAAGAGGCGCTTCGTTACGGTACTGCCGAAGAAATCGAAACGTGCATTGCCGAATCGTTTGCGCCGCGCCTTTATGACCTTCTCACCGGCGAACGTTGA
- a CDS encoding PTS sugar transporter subunit IIA — protein sequence MGVLQILRAERVSVANASEGVVRTKAEALRRLAALLATGTDIPAAEIERVLVEREKIQSTGVGGGVAIPHGGIAVLEVHIGAVLLCPDPIEFDAIDGAPVSILFAVIGPKREAGEHLKILARVSRLLRQDEFRKRLLAAPTGTSAFDRICAEETRSSA from the coding sequence ATGGGAGTTCTGCAAATTCTTCGCGCTGAGCGCGTGTCTGTCGCGAATGCATCCGAGGGCGTCGTGCGAACGAAGGCCGAGGCGCTTCGCCGACTCGCTGCGCTTCTCGCGACAGGTACGGACATTCCCGCAGCGGAAATTGAGCGGGTCCTCGTCGAGCGCGAGAAAATCCAATCCACTGGCGTCGGCGGGGGCGTTGCCATTCCGCATGGAGGCATCGCCGTACTCGAGGTGCACATCGGTGCGGTGCTGCTCTGTCCCGATCCCATCGAGTTCGATGCGATCGATGGAGCTCCGGTCAGCATCCTCTTCGCCGTCATCGGCCCCAAGCGTGAAGCGGGCGAGCACTTGAAGATTCTGGCGCGCGTATCGCGCCTCTTGCGCCAGGACGAGTTTCGTAAGCGACTCCTTGCCGCACCCACGGGCACCAGCGCTTTCGACCGCATCTGTGCCGAGGAGACCAGGAGCAGCGCATGA
- the rapZ gene encoding RNase adapter RapZ, translating to MTERSHVVVVTGLSGAGKSTALHALEDLGYFCVDNLPTSVVTSTVEACESGDVRRIGLGIDMRALAFLDGAGPALERISKGRDVVILFLDASDEALLRRFNETRRPHPLAAAASRTESSSGGLAVLDGVHLERERLAPLRAIATVVIDTTRLSVHELRKQVIAHLGPGRAEAPRMVTRLMSFGFKYGIPVDADLVFDVRFLDNPHFVPELRHLPGTHPDVQAFVFKSGEASELLDKCSELLKFALPRYEREGKSYLTIGIGCTGGRHRSVAVVEVLADNLCKQVELPISIVHRDIARADHATAQDTGPTSGTQAGLEGGKP from the coding sequence ATGACCGAGCGCAGTCACGTCGTCGTCGTCACGGGTTTGTCCGGTGCAGGAAAGTCGACGGCGCTTCATGCGCTCGAAGACCTTGGCTACTTCTGCGTCGACAATCTTCCTACGTCGGTCGTCACATCCACCGTGGAAGCTTGCGAATCCGGCGACGTGCGACGCATTGGCCTCGGCATCGACATGCGTGCGCTCGCGTTCCTCGACGGCGCAGGCCCAGCGCTCGAGCGCATCTCCAAGGGACGCGACGTCGTCATTCTTTTTCTCGATGCATCCGACGAAGCGCTCCTGCGACGCTTCAACGAAACACGTCGTCCACATCCACTCGCCGCTGCCGCATCTCGTACGGAGTCCAGCAGCGGTGGCCTCGCCGTGCTCGATGGCGTCCATCTCGAACGTGAGCGGCTCGCACCGCTTCGCGCCATCGCGACCGTCGTGATCGACACGACGCGCCTCAGTGTTCACGAACTGCGCAAGCAAGTCATTGCGCATCTCGGTCCAGGTCGTGCCGAAGCACCGCGCATGGTCACGCGTTTGATGTCGTTCGGTTTCAAGTACGGAATTCCCGTCGATGCCGACCTCGTTTTCGATGTTCGGTTCCTGGACAATCCCCACTTCGTCCCGGAACTACGACATCTGCCAGGGACGCATCCAGACGTGCAGGCCTTTGTCTTCAAGAGCGGTGAAGCTTCCGAGTTGCTCGATAAGTGTTCGGAACTTTTGAAGTTTGCGCTGCCGCGTTACGAGCGCGAAGGCAAGAGTTACCTGACCATCGGGATCGGATGCACCGGAGGGCGTCATCGCTCGGTAGCAGTTGTCGAGGTTTTAGCCGACAATCTATGCAAGCAGGTGGAGCTACCCATCTCGATCGTCCATCGCGACATTGCCAGAGCAGATCATGCGACTGCGCAAGACACGGGGCCGACGAGCGGTACGCAAGCGGGGCTCGAGGGGGGCAAACCGTGA
- a CDS encoding HPr family phosphocarrier protein: MSGDSASDRFTIVNARGLHARAAMKLVQLAGKYPCEVTVAGPDGEPANAKSVMGVLLLCGGVGTVIEVRARGPNADQAVTAIGELIANRFGETE; encoded by the coding sequence GTGAGTGGAGACAGTGCCAGCGACAGATTCACGATCGTCAACGCGCGCGGCTTGCATGCGCGCGCGGCGATGAAGCTCGTGCAGCTCGCTGGCAAATATCCCTGTGAAGTCACGGTAGCCGGGCCAGATGGCGAGCCCGCGAATGCCAAGAGCGTGATGGGCGTGCTGCTCTTGTGCGGTGGTGTTGGCACGGTGATCGAAGTTCGAGCGCGCGGACCAAACGCCGACCAAGCCGTGACCGCCATCGGAGAGCTCATCGCGAATCGCTTCGGAGAGACCGAATGA
- the raiA gene encoding ribosome-associated translation inhibitor RaiA, with protein MNIAITFRHMVGTDAVKQYAHDKIAKLQKFLRQAMTAQVTLSVEGTEHIADVSISSGSQHFHAKERSEDMYASIDTVVDKLDRQINSSKGANMAKKRGGTSAAEFAAEVERENRGRD; from the coding sequence ATGAACATTGCAATCACGTTCCGCCACATGGTGGGCACGGACGCCGTAAAGCAGTACGCGCACGACAAGATTGCCAAGCTGCAAAAGTTTCTTCGTCAGGCGATGACGGCGCAGGTCACGCTGTCCGTCGAGGGAACGGAGCACATCGCTGACGTGAGCATCTCTTCGGGCAGTCAGCACTTCCACGCAAAGGAACGTAGCGAGGACATGTACGCATCGATCGATACTGTCGTCGACAAACTCGACCGGCAGATCAATTCGAGCAAAGGAGCCAACATGGCGAAGAAGCGTGGGGGAACGAGTGCTGCCGAGTTTGCTGCCGAAGTCGAGCGCGAAAATCGTGGTCGCGACTGA